Proteins found in one Pyxidicoccus trucidator genomic segment:
- a CDS encoding TfuA-like protein has protein sequence MKVFIFTGPTLRPEEARAELDAIYLPPVQQGDVYRAAREGPVAIGIIDGFFEHVPAVWHKEILWAMSEGIHVFGASSMGALRAAELSAFGMEGVGDIFAAFERGELEDDDDVAVAHAGAEDGWRPLSEAMVNISATLSAAWVERVVREDTRNVLERAAKALFYVERAWPVVMARGARAGVHPSQLDALKAWLPKGRVDQKKADALALLRTLRERLEAGLSPKKVAFPFQHTDAWEEARRRAGRLPLRRDARALEGVASESLLDELRLRGSLGAARRAGMARALAVEEARRLGREPAAEELQATAESLRHERGLAPESFERWQAEQQVDDLGRLLRDESHVRWVETLFEPDVLRHLADHLRLTGEYGELLARARDKERVLAEAGQVVPRLEDAGITEDMLWRWYFEERQGRLLPESLGRAARDDGFADVDTMRRAALRELCYVLAKASAPD, from the coding sequence ATGAAGGTCTTCATCTTCACCGGACCCACGCTGCGGCCCGAGGAGGCGCGCGCGGAGCTGGACGCCATCTACCTGCCGCCCGTGCAGCAGGGCGACGTGTACCGGGCCGCGCGGGAGGGCCCGGTGGCCATCGGCATCATCGACGGCTTCTTCGAGCACGTGCCCGCCGTCTGGCACAAGGAAATCCTCTGGGCCATGTCGGAGGGCATCCACGTCTTCGGTGCCTCCAGCATGGGCGCGCTCCGGGCGGCGGAGCTGTCCGCCTTCGGCATGGAGGGCGTGGGCGACATCTTCGCGGCCTTCGAGCGCGGCGAGCTGGAGGACGACGACGACGTGGCGGTGGCGCACGCGGGCGCCGAGGACGGCTGGCGTCCACTCTCCGAGGCGATGGTGAACATCAGCGCCACGCTGTCGGCGGCCTGGGTCGAGCGCGTGGTGAGGGAGGACACCCGCAACGTCCTGGAGCGGGCGGCCAAGGCGCTCTTCTACGTGGAGCGGGCCTGGCCGGTGGTGATGGCACGGGGCGCGCGCGCGGGCGTGCATCCGTCGCAACTGGACGCGCTCAAGGCCTGGCTGCCCAAGGGCCGCGTGGACCAGAAGAAGGCGGACGCGCTGGCCCTGCTGCGCACGCTGCGCGAGCGACTGGAGGCCGGGTTGTCACCGAAGAAGGTGGCCTTCCCCTTCCAGCACACGGACGCGTGGGAGGAGGCACGGCGGCGCGCGGGGCGGCTCCCGCTGCGGAGGGACGCGCGGGCCCTCGAAGGCGTGGCCTCGGAGTCCCTCCTGGACGAGCTGCGGCTGCGGGGCTCGCTGGGCGCGGCGCGACGGGCGGGCATGGCGCGGGCGCTGGCGGTGGAGGAGGCCCGGCGGCTGGGACGCGAGCCCGCCGCCGAGGAGCTGCAAGCCACCGCCGAGTCGCTGCGGCATGAGCGGGGCCTCGCGCCCGAGTCCTTCGAGCGCTGGCAGGCGGAGCAGCAGGTGGACGACCTGGGACGGCTGCTGCGCGACGAGTCCCATGTGCGCTGGGTGGAGACGCTCTTCGAGCCGGATGTGCTGCGGCACCTCGCAGACCACCTGCGCCTGACGGGCGAGTACGGCGAGTTGCTGGCGCGGGCGCGCGACAAGGAGCGGGTGCTCGCGGAGGCAGGGCAGGTGGTGCCCCGGCTCGAGGACGCGGGCATCACCGAGGACATGCTGTGGCGCTGGTACTTCGAGGAGCGCCAGGGCCGGCTCCTGCCGGAGTCCCTGGGCAGGGCCGCGCGCGACGACGGCTTCGCGGACGTGGACACCATGCGCCGGGCCGCGCTGCGCGAGCTCTGCTACGTGCTGGCCAAGGCCTCCGCGCCGGACTGA
- a CDS encoding YcaO-like family protein, protein MPPRSTRRTPEAAPPSGTLKSFRHGTHRVVSPGETVERVRRLMPALGITRIANVTGLDTLGIPVVMVTRPNARSLAVSQGKGLTLDAARASGLMESVEGYHAEHVSLPLKLATYNELRFREAVVDVAGLPRLSVSLFHENWRMLWVEGLDLARGSPVWLPFDLVHTDFTLPLPTGSGAFLMSSNGLASGNHVLEATLHGLCEVVERDATALWHARGPRAQAPTRLDLDSVDDPACREALEKYARAGIAVGAWETTSDVGVPAFTCSIIDREPEPLRPVAVAGGMGCHPSREVALLRALTEAAQSRLTRISGARDDLHRKAYEAARDGVAAERLRTRLREEPVVRRFQDVPSQDGETLEEDLAWVMGQLVAVGLSQVVAVDLTKPEVGVPVVRVVVPGLEPTHEAPGYVPGPRARKALREREE, encoded by the coding sequence ATGCCCCCTCGCTCCACCCGTCGCACGCCGGAGGCGGCCCCTCCCTCCGGCACCCTCAAGTCCTTCCGTCACGGCACACACCGGGTGGTGTCTCCCGGCGAGACGGTGGAGCGCGTGCGCCGGCTCATGCCGGCGCTGGGCATCACCCGCATCGCCAACGTCACCGGGCTGGACACCCTTGGCATCCCCGTCGTCATGGTGACGCGGCCCAACGCGCGCTCGCTGGCCGTGTCCCAGGGCAAGGGACTCACGCTGGACGCGGCGAGGGCCTCCGGGCTGATGGAGTCCGTGGAGGGCTACCACGCCGAGCACGTCTCCCTGCCGCTGAAGCTGGCCACATACAACGAGCTGCGCTTCCGCGAGGCCGTGGTGGATGTGGCCGGGCTGCCCCGGCTGTCGGTGAGCCTGTTCCACGAGAACTGGCGGATGCTGTGGGTGGAAGGGCTGGACCTGGCGCGGGGCAGCCCGGTGTGGCTTCCCTTCGACCTGGTGCACACCGACTTCACGCTGCCGCTGCCCACCGGGAGCGGCGCATTCCTGATGAGCAGCAACGGGCTCGCCTCCGGCAACCACGTGCTGGAGGCCACGCTCCACGGGCTCTGCGAGGTGGTGGAGCGGGACGCCACCGCGCTCTGGCACGCGCGGGGCCCTCGCGCGCAGGCGCCCACCCGGCTGGACCTGGACTCGGTGGACGACCCGGCATGCCGGGAGGCGCTGGAGAAGTACGCGCGCGCGGGCATCGCCGTGGGCGCGTGGGAGACGACGAGCGACGTGGGGGTGCCCGCCTTCACCTGCTCCATCATCGACCGCGAGCCGGAGCCCCTTCGCCCGGTGGCGGTGGCCGGCGGCATGGGCTGTCACCCGTCGCGCGAGGTGGCCCTGCTGCGCGCGCTGACGGAGGCGGCGCAGAGCCGGCTGACGCGCATCAGCGGCGCGCGGGACGACCTGCACCGCAAGGCCTACGAGGCGGCGCGGGACGGAGTGGCTGCGGAGCGCCTGCGCACGCGGCTGCGCGAGGAGCCCGTGGTGCGCCGCTTCCAGGACGTGCCATCTCAGGACGGGGAGACGCTGGAGGAGGACCTCGCGTGGGTGATGGGGCAGCTGGTGGCGGTGGGACTGTCCCAGGTGGTGGCGGTGGACCTGACGAAACCGGAAGTGGGCGTGCCCGTGGTGCGGGTGGTGGTGCCGGGCCTGGAGCCCACGCACGAGGCGCCGGGCTACGTGCCGGGCCCGCGCGCGCGGAAGGCCCTGCGGGAGCGAGAGGAATGA
- a CDS encoding serine/threonine-protein kinase PknK: MLRAPMTAPAWLHSLPGVGETLGPYRLLEVLGQGGMGVVYRGEHPDTGEAVAVKTVRAASEVPLASIRREIHALRRLRHAGVVRIVAEGVTDGLPWYAMELLRGQTLRGASAGQEAGPVGPERLRAVLTLVRRMCAPLAFLHANGLVHRDLKPENVFLRPDGTPVLVDFGIAASFGGSRGRETLDVGGTVVGSDAYMAPEQLRGGFVDARADLYALGCIFYELLTGRPPFLPGREGPVPHQHLHVAPVPPSRRVEGLSEAVDALALRLLAKKPPERPGYAEDVAAALDALGAEGGGDGGDTAPRTPAYLYRPDLAGRGGELGRLMDALDAASRGQGGRVFLGGESGAGKTRLALELASEATWRRMAVVTGECVPLDAGGADVHAAPLQPLRPLLLAVADRCNERGAEEADRLLGPRGRVLAAYEPSLTQLPGQGAQPEPPPLPAPEARARVLAALRDTLRAFAEVQPLLLVLDDLQWADELTLSFLQELGAAHLASRPVLLVGTYRMDQMDAELRAVVGAPDAVRVEVGRLDAASAGEMVRGMLALREVPGPFVDALVRETSGNPFFIAEYLRAAIDAGLLFRAPSGEWLFEAGGSAGTRPLPLPGSIVELIERRLADLGAEGRALAEAASVLGREQDAELLLATAALSEAAGLEAVEELRRRQVLEESGSGRLRFVHDKLREVAYARIPAGPRQALHLRSAKLLERRYMGTPELEGQAAALGHHWSRAGVPARASGWLAHAGDRARAAYANGDAIAFYEAALREVAASGGNADASPGNAEPPGVGSGALAVDRVWEGLGEVLALTGRQAEARSAFMEALARIPQSERVHRANVLRKVGKALQTHHQNEEALRVYARAEAELGPAPGLGSSAPGESEAAWWHEWVQLQGERITVHYWLAQLDAMKALVEGVRPVVQTHGTPLQRARFFNSLVQMQLRSERYQASAETMAHARAYAEAAMEAGGDPERAGARCVLATVLLFHGVLDEARAEMELSLREAERLGDVTLQTRCLTYLTVILRRLGQVDATREAAGRSLEVASTARMADYVGAAHANRAWVALRAGDRAQAREAGTEALRLWQPLSLVYPFQWLAHWPLMSVELDEGRLPEALGHARAMLATSQQRLPDTLSAPLAAAVAEEASAPSASEQLLLARESARRLGYL, from the coding sequence ATGCTCCGCGCCCCTATGACGGCTCCAGCGTGGCTCCACTCCCTTCCTGGGGTGGGGGAGACCCTCGGCCCCTACCGGCTCCTCGAGGTGCTGGGACAGGGGGGCATGGGAGTCGTCTACCGGGGTGAGCACCCTGACACGGGCGAGGCGGTGGCCGTCAAGACGGTCCGGGCCGCCTCCGAGGTGCCGCTGGCCAGCATCCGCCGGGAGATTCACGCGCTGCGTCGGCTGCGGCACGCGGGAGTGGTGCGCATCGTCGCGGAGGGCGTGACGGACGGGCTGCCCTGGTACGCCATGGAGCTGCTGCGCGGGCAGACGCTGCGCGGCGCCAGCGCCGGCCAGGAGGCGGGCCCGGTGGGCCCGGAGCGACTGCGTGCCGTGCTCACCCTGGTGCGGCGCATGTGCGCGCCGCTGGCCTTCCTGCACGCCAACGGCCTCGTCCACAGAGACCTCAAGCCGGAGAATGTCTTCCTCCGCCCGGACGGCACGCCGGTGCTGGTGGACTTCGGCATCGCCGCGAGCTTCGGCGGCTCACGCGGCCGCGAGACGCTGGATGTGGGCGGCACGGTGGTGGGCAGCGACGCGTACATGGCCCCGGAGCAGCTGCGCGGCGGCTTCGTGGACGCGCGCGCGGACCTCTACGCGCTGGGTTGCATCTTCTATGAGCTGCTCACCGGCCGGCCGCCCTTCCTCCCCGGCCGGGAGGGCCCGGTGCCGCACCAGCACCTGCACGTGGCGCCGGTGCCCCCGTCGCGGCGGGTGGAGGGCTTGTCCGAGGCCGTGGACGCGCTGGCGCTGCGGCTGCTGGCGAAGAAGCCTCCGGAGCGGCCGGGCTACGCGGAGGACGTGGCGGCGGCGCTGGACGCGCTCGGCGCGGAGGGCGGCGGCGACGGAGGCGACACCGCGCCCAGGACACCGGCCTATCTGTATCGGCCGGACCTGGCCGGGCGCGGGGGCGAGCTGGGGCGGCTGATGGACGCGCTGGACGCGGCGTCGCGAGGCCAGGGCGGGCGCGTGTTCCTCGGCGGAGAGAGTGGCGCGGGCAAGACGCGGCTGGCGCTGGAGCTGGCGTCGGAGGCCACGTGGCGGCGCATGGCGGTGGTGACGGGCGAGTGCGTGCCGCTGGATGCCGGGGGCGCGGACGTCCACGCGGCACCGTTGCAGCCGCTGCGCCCGCTGCTGCTGGCGGTGGCGGACCGGTGCAACGAGCGCGGCGCCGAGGAGGCGGACCGGCTGCTGGGGCCGCGCGGGCGCGTGCTCGCCGCGTACGAGCCGTCCCTGACGCAGCTCCCCGGCCAGGGCGCCCAGCCCGAGCCCCCGCCCCTGCCCGCCCCGGAGGCGCGCGCCCGCGTGCTGGCGGCGCTGCGCGACACGCTGCGGGCCTTCGCGGAGGTGCAGCCGCTGCTGCTGGTGCTGGATGACCTGCAGTGGGCGGACGAGCTGACGCTGAGCTTCCTCCAGGAGCTGGGCGCCGCGCACCTCGCGTCGCGGCCGGTGCTGCTGGTGGGCACGTACCGGATGGACCAGATGGACGCGGAGCTGCGCGCCGTGGTGGGCGCGCCGGACGCGGTGCGGGTGGAGGTGGGCCGGCTGGACGCGGCGAGCGCGGGGGAGATGGTGCGCGGCATGCTGGCGCTGCGCGAGGTGCCCGGTCCCTTCGTGGATGCGCTGGTGCGCGAGACGAGCGGCAACCCCTTCTTCATCGCCGAGTACCTGCGCGCCGCCATCGACGCGGGGCTGCTCTTCCGCGCGCCCTCGGGGGAATGGCTCTTCGAGGCGGGCGGCAGCGCGGGCACCCGTCCCCTGCCCCTGCCGGGCAGCATCGTCGAGCTCATCGAGAGGCGGCTGGCCGACCTGGGCGCGGAGGGCCGCGCTCTGGCGGAGGCGGCGTCCGTGCTGGGGCGCGAGCAGGACGCGGAGCTGCTGCTGGCCACCGCCGCGCTGTCGGAGGCCGCGGGGCTGGAGGCAGTGGAGGAGCTGCGCCGCCGGCAGGTGCTGGAGGAGTCCGGCAGCGGGCGCCTGCGCTTCGTCCACGACAAGCTCCGCGAGGTGGCCTACGCGCGGATTCCCGCCGGGCCGCGTCAGGCGCTGCACCTGCGCTCGGCCAAGCTGCTGGAGCGCCGGTACATGGGCACCCCGGAGCTGGAGGGCCAGGCCGCGGCGCTGGGCCACCACTGGTCCCGCGCGGGTGTGCCGGCCCGGGCCAGCGGGTGGCTCGCGCACGCGGGAGACCGGGCACGGGCCGCGTACGCCAACGGGGATGCGATTGCGTTCTACGAGGCCGCGCTGCGCGAGGTGGCGGCGTCCGGCGGGAACGCGGACGCGTCTCCGGGGAACGCGGAGCCCCCCGGGGTTGGCTCGGGAGCACTCGCGGTGGACCGCGTCTGGGAGGGGCTGGGCGAGGTGCTGGCCCTCACCGGAAGGCAGGCCGAGGCGCGCTCGGCCTTCATGGAGGCCCTGGCACGCATTCCGCAAAGCGAGCGCGTCCATCGCGCCAACGTCCTGCGGAAGGTAGGCAAGGCCCTGCAGACGCACCACCAGAACGAAGAAGCCCTGCGCGTCTACGCGCGGGCGGAAGCAGAGCTGGGCCCCGCGCCGGGCCTTGGCTCATCCGCGCCAGGAGAGTCCGAGGCGGCGTGGTGGCACGAGTGGGTGCAGCTCCAGGGCGAGCGCATCACCGTGCACTACTGGCTGGCGCAGCTCGACGCGATGAAGGCGCTGGTGGAGGGCGTGCGGCCGGTGGTGCAGACGCACGGCACGCCGCTCCAGCGGGCGCGCTTCTTCAACTCCCTGGTGCAGATGCAGCTGCGCAGCGAGCGCTACCAGGCGTCCGCGGAGACGATGGCGCACGCGCGCGCCTACGCGGAGGCGGCGATGGAGGCGGGCGGAGACCCGGAGCGCGCGGGAGCCCGGTGCGTGCTCGCCACGGTGCTGCTCTTCCACGGCGTGCTGGACGAGGCCCGCGCGGAGATGGAGCTGTCGCTGCGCGAGGCGGAGCGACTGGGCGACGTGACGCTGCAGACGCGCTGCCTCACGTACCTCACCGTCATCCTCCGGCGCCTCGGACAGGTGGACGCGACTCGCGAGGCGGCCGGGCGCAGCCTGGAGGTGGCCTCCACCGCGCGGATGGCGGACTACGTGGGGGCGGCGCACGCCAACCGGGCCTGGGTGGCCTTGCGCGCCGGAGACCGGGCACAGGCTCGCGAGGCGGGCACCGAGGCGCTGCGGCTGTGGCAGCCCCTGTCGCTCGTCTATCCCTTCCAGTGGCTGGCGCACTGGCCGCTGATGTCGGTGGAGCTGGACGAAGGGCGCCTGCCCGAGGCGCTGGGCCACGCGCGGGCCATGCTGGCCACGAGCCAGCAGCGGCTGCCGGACACGCTCTCCGCGCCGCTGGCCGCGGCGGTGGCGGAGGAGGCGAGCGCCCCTTCCGCTAGCGAGCAGCTCCTGCTGGCGCGAGAGTCCGCGCGGCGGCTCGGCTACTTGTAG
- a CDS encoding sigma-54-dependent transcriptional regulator — MQDEMAQLLTALRGAKDFETAASATLRRLLTLAQEAVASSRYAARARVLRGIVHLRPGEAYRRLAALDVGASEITDASVGTPFFTSATAWRAVVEHRCAVSIDVNVGTVQPHAPNAPVTGDPGLAGFHSNESRQRFLGRHATHVCVLPLRTPGGGIEGMISLEADCLAAMGQEFVWLSAGDRLQLLADVAAPYLAGLPQRPVATPEVDEFLPVVGRSMAELLPILRVFALQDETILISGATGAGKSRLARWCHERSNRRGKPFETLDLVTVPEDLQMAELFGWKKGAFTGAVRDAPGSVARADGGTLFIDEIDKLSLKAQAGLLHLLESRSYRPLGEGTGERQADVRFIIGTNADLHAEVRAGRFREDLYYRVNVLPVRMPALQERQDEIPLWARYMVVRRHRERLPEGSARLTQEAERLLVGGSWPGNLRQLDNIVRRAYTLAMVEHTNATGELVLQEKHVARALDYEQAPGAKPLPEALRAAAQAFVAEARKRNAPLDLDLADAFRGLVLGMAIRQVGRDEGFRLLGRESLVKNRNHHKALKRELEKVEALYKALGEDTSPFADLLSEDEAA, encoded by the coding sequence ATGCAAGATGAGATGGCGCAGCTCCTGACCGCGTTGCGGGGGGCGAAGGACTTCGAGACCGCCGCGTCCGCGACCCTGCGCCGGCTGCTGACCCTGGCCCAGGAGGCGGTTGCGTCCAGTCGGTACGCAGCCCGGGCCCGCGTCCTCCGCGGAATCGTCCACCTGCGCCCCGGCGAGGCCTACCGCCGCCTGGCCGCGCTGGATGTAGGGGCCTCTGAGATTACGGATGCAAGTGTGGGGACGCCCTTCTTCACGTCCGCCACGGCCTGGCGCGCGGTGGTGGAGCACCGGTGCGCGGTGTCCATCGACGTCAACGTGGGCACGGTGCAGCCGCACGCGCCCAACGCCCCGGTGACGGGCGACCCGGGACTGGCGGGCTTCCATAGCAACGAGAGCCGGCAGCGCTTCCTCGGCCGGCATGCCACGCACGTGTGCGTGCTGCCGCTGCGCACGCCGGGCGGCGGAATCGAGGGAATGATTTCGCTGGAGGCGGACTGCCTGGCCGCCATGGGACAGGAGTTCGTCTGGCTGTCGGCGGGAGACCGGCTGCAGCTGCTCGCCGATGTCGCCGCGCCATACCTGGCGGGGCTGCCGCAGCGGCCGGTGGCCACGCCCGAGGTGGACGAGTTCCTCCCGGTGGTGGGGCGCTCCATGGCGGAGCTGCTGCCCATCCTCCGCGTCTTCGCGCTGCAGGATGAGACCATCCTCATCAGCGGCGCCACCGGCGCGGGCAAGTCGCGGCTGGCGCGCTGGTGCCACGAGCGCTCCAACCGCCGGGGCAAGCCCTTCGAGACGCTGGACCTGGTGACGGTGCCCGAGGACCTCCAGATGGCGGAGCTCTTCGGCTGGAAGAAGGGCGCCTTCACCGGCGCGGTGCGGGACGCGCCCGGCAGCGTGGCGCGCGCGGACGGCGGCACGCTGTTCATCGACGAAATCGACAAGCTGTCGCTCAAGGCGCAGGCGGGCCTGCTGCACCTGCTGGAGTCGCGCAGCTACCGTCCGCTGGGCGAGGGCACCGGCGAGCGTCAGGCGGACGTGCGCTTCATCATCGGCACCAACGCGGACCTGCACGCCGAGGTGCGCGCGGGCCGCTTCCGCGAGGACCTCTACTACCGCGTCAACGTGCTGCCGGTGCGCATGCCGGCCCTGCAGGAGCGCCAGGACGAAATCCCGCTGTGGGCGCGCTACATGGTCGTCCGGCGGCACCGCGAGCGCCTGCCCGAGGGCAGCGCGCGGCTGACGCAGGAGGCGGAGCGACTGCTGGTGGGCGGGAGCTGGCCGGGCAACCTGCGGCAGCTCGACAACATCGTCCGCCGGGCCTACACGCTGGCGATGGTGGAGCACACCAACGCCACCGGCGAGCTGGTGCTGCAGGAGAAGCACGTCGCCCGGGCGCTGGACTACGAGCAGGCCCCGGGCGCCAAGCCACTCCCCGAAGCGCTCCGCGCGGCGGCGCAGGCCTTCGTCGCCGAGGCACGCAAGCGCAACGCCCCCTTGGACTTGGACCTGGCGGACGCCTTCCGCGGGCTGGTGCTGGGCATGGCCATCCGCCAGGTGGGCCGCGACGAGGGCTTCCGGCTGCTGGGCCGCGAGAGCCTGGTGAAGAACCGCAACCACCACAAGGCGCTCAAGCGCGAGCTGGAGAAGGTGGAGGCGCTCTACAAGGCCCTGGGTGAGGACACGTCTCCCTTCGCCGACCTGCTGTCGGAGGACGAGGCGGCCTGA
- a CDS encoding heme oxygenase (biliverdin-producing), producing MSATGSLRRPRTDLSARVRRLPDVEPSEPLRAPGTAPLSVLLEEGTEKTLQQAQDSLFLQTLFLDTWDGGVFGQFVRAQHYVSYLRQLHFLYSAFEDLLPRVVDTAMTPVLLLPELRRAEALEADLDYFCGETRTDTFACLEARLHAERLREVADGAPHLLVAHAYARCMLDLFTAPARARCVAEAFELEDGRGTRFYDAPRAPELDAFRVRLHSRIDGLELDADEAQEVVQEARMAFRLHALVCAELARGATGIAAREGSATRAPCPSR from the coding sequence GTGAGCGCCACCGGCTCCCTGCGCCGGCCCCGGACGGACCTGTCCGCGCGCGTCCGCCGCCTGCCCGACGTGGAGCCCTCCGAGCCCCTGCGCGCGCCCGGGACGGCCCCGCTGTCCGTGCTGCTGGAGGAAGGGACGGAGAAGACGCTCCAGCAGGCGCAGGACTCCCTCTTCCTCCAGACGCTCTTCCTCGACACCTGGGACGGAGGCGTCTTCGGCCAGTTCGTCCGGGCCCAGCACTACGTCAGCTATCTGCGCCAGCTGCACTTCCTCTACTCCGCCTTCGAGGACTTGCTGCCGCGCGTGGTGGACACGGCCATGACGCCGGTGCTGCTGCTGCCGGAGCTGCGCCGCGCAGAGGCGCTGGAGGCGGACCTGGACTACTTCTGCGGCGAGACGCGGACGGACACGTTCGCCTGCCTGGAGGCCCGGCTGCACGCGGAGCGCCTCCGCGAGGTCGCCGACGGCGCGCCGCACCTGCTCGTGGCCCATGCCTATGCGCGGTGCATGCTGGACCTCTTCACCGCGCCGGCCCGGGCCCGCTGCGTCGCGGAGGCGTTCGAGCTGGAGGACGGCCGGGGCACGCGCTTCTACGACGCTCCCCGCGCGCCGGAGCTGGACGCCTTCCGCGTCCGTCTCCACTCCCGCATCGACGGGCTGGAGCTGGACGCTGACGAGGCCCAGGAAGTCGTCCAGGAGGCCCGCATGGCCTTCCGGCTCCATGCGCTCGTCTGCGCCGAGCTGGCGCGCGGCGCGACGGGAATCGCGGCGAGGGAGGGCTCGGCGACGAGAGCGCCCTGCCCCTCCCGCTGA
- a CDS encoding GDYXXLXY domain-containing protein, whose protein sequence is MMRAAVIFGGLALALGAPAGLVAQKEYVLATGRPVLLELAPRDPRSLMQGDYMVLDYAISREQQQQDPGQPRDGHLVLRLDEQGVGRFVRLDTPETPLAPGEFKLRYRVRQGRVRLGAESFFFQEGHAGRYEQARYGELRVAGSGASVLVGLRDEQREPMGRDAR, encoded by the coding sequence GTGATGCGCGCGGCGGTCATCTTCGGCGGGCTGGCGCTCGCGCTGGGAGCCCCGGCGGGGCTCGTCGCCCAGAAGGAATACGTGCTGGCCACCGGCCGCCCGGTGCTGCTGGAGCTGGCGCCGAGAGATCCACGCTCGCTGATGCAGGGCGACTACATGGTGCTCGACTACGCCATCAGCCGGGAACAGCAGCAGCAGGACCCGGGGCAGCCGCGCGACGGCCACCTGGTGCTGCGCCTGGACGAGCAGGGCGTGGGCCGCTTCGTGCGCCTGGACACGCCGGAGACGCCGCTGGCGCCGGGAGAGTTCAAGCTCCGCTACCGCGTCCGCCAGGGCCGCGTGCGCCTGGGCGCGGAGTCCTTCTTCTTCCAGGAGGGCCACGCGGGCCGCTACGAGCAGGCACGCTACGGCGAGCTGCGCGTGGCGGGCAGCGGCGCCAGCGTGCTCGTGGGCCTGCGCGACGAGCAGCGCGAGCCCATGGGGCGCGACGCCCGGTAG
- a CDS encoding DUF4401 domain-containing protein, which translates to MARPSLQDVLSSLQAEGQLAPDAEARARTAMEVYRRTDVATPWFVKALAGFGAWVAAGFLLSFFGCVGILDEEAVVAVLGLVICGGATALRRHGHGVFLEQLALALCLAGAAMVVVGVGSALDSEIAPAVAMLVIGAVLLAFFPDAILRFLMTVCMAGATVFLLWKALGELGIELGLLGFTVAVHLLFLEQVRLRLGRWGELVGPVAYALACGVMCSLFSLRYLGMVDAMLRDPGVATPDALLTLGLTAVTLYTAWRVMKELGLDATGLAGAAVFVALGLTAVLTLHTPALIAAVGLMVLAFHRRAPVLLGLAGAFLLAAGGVYYYDLGLTLLAKALALTGSGLVFLGLRTFLLRRFPAAPAEVR; encoded by the coding sequence ATGGCACGCCCCTCGTTGCAGGACGTATTGAGCTCCCTCCAGGCGGAAGGACAGCTGGCCCCTGACGCCGAGGCGCGGGCCCGGACCGCCATGGAGGTGTACCGGCGCACCGACGTGGCCACCCCGTGGTTCGTGAAGGCGCTCGCCGGCTTCGGCGCCTGGGTGGCCGCCGGGTTCCTCCTCAGCTTCTTCGGCTGTGTCGGCATCCTGGATGAGGAGGCGGTGGTGGCCGTGCTGGGGCTCGTCATCTGTGGCGGCGCCACGGCGCTGCGCCGCCACGGACACGGCGTCTTCCTGGAGCAGCTCGCGCTGGCGCTGTGCCTGGCCGGAGCCGCCATGGTCGTGGTGGGCGTGGGCTCGGCGCTGGACAGCGAAATCGCCCCGGCCGTCGCCATGCTGGTCATCGGAGCGGTGCTGCTCGCCTTCTTCCCAGACGCCATCCTCCGCTTCCTGATGACCGTCTGCATGGCCGGGGCGACGGTGTTCCTGCTGTGGAAGGCGCTGGGAGAATTGGGCATCGAGCTGGGGCTGCTGGGCTTCACGGTGGCGGTCCACCTGCTCTTCCTGGAGCAGGTCCGGCTGCGCCTCGGGCGGTGGGGCGAGCTGGTGGGCCCCGTGGCCTACGCGCTGGCGTGCGGAGTCATGTGCTCGCTGTTCTCGCTCCGCTACCTCGGCATGGTGGACGCCATGCTGAGAGACCCTGGCGTCGCCACGCCGGATGCGCTGCTGACCCTGGGGCTGACGGCGGTGACGCTGTACACCGCGTGGCGGGTGATGAAGGAGCTGGGGCTGGACGCCACGGGGCTGGCGGGCGCGGCGGTGTTCGTCGCGCTGGGGCTGACGGCGGTGCTGACGCTGCACACGCCGGCCCTCATCGCCGCGGTGGGGTTGATGGTGCTCGCCTTCCACCGGCGCGCCCCGGTGCTGCTGGGGCTGGCGGGGGCGTTCCTGCTCGCGGCCGGCGGCGTGTACTACTACGACCTGGGGCTCACGCTGCTGGCCAAGGCGCTCGCGCTGACGGGCAGCGGCCTGGTGTTCCTGGGCCTGCGGACGTTCCTGCTGCGGCGCTTCCCCGCCGCGCCAGCGGAGGTGCGGTGA